A stretch of DNA from Staphylococcus equorum:
ACGAATACATTTAAAGCCAACACAACTTGTAGGTGGTTATGCACAAATCAGTTATCACTTTAATTATTATGGTCCTATTGGAAATCAAAGAGATGTTTATGTAGCTGTTAGAAAACTGAAGGAGGTTGACTGGCTTGAAGATTAAAGCACAGATCGCAATGGTATTAAACTTAGATAAATGTATAGGTTGTCATACTTGTAGTGTCACTTGTAAGAGTACATGGACAAACCGACCCGGAGCTGAATATATGTGGTTTAACAATGTAGAAACTAAGCCAGGTATTGGCTACCCCAAAAGATGGGAAGACCAAGAACAGTATAAAGGTGGATGGTACTTAAATAAAAAAGGAAAACTAGAACTTAAATCTGGTAGTAAATGGTCAAAAATAGCATTAGGGAAAATATTTTATAATCCTGATATGCCAGTGATTAAAGATTACTATGAGCCGTGGACTTATAATTATGAACACCTTACGACAGCTAAAGCAGGTAATCATTCGCCAGTCGCTAAAGCACATTCTCTAATATCAGGTGAGAAATTAGATTTGAATTGGGGACCTAACTGGGAAGATGATTTAGCAGGGGGGCACGTTACTGGACCAGAAGACCCTAATATTCAACGTATTGAAGAAGATATTAAATTTAAATTCGATGAAACCTTTATGATGTATCTACCAAGATTATGCGAGCATTGTTTGAACCCGAGTTGTGTTGCTTCATGTCCTTCTGGTGCAATGTATAAACGAGACGAAGATGGTATTGTGCTAGTCGATCAAGAGGCTTGTCGTGGTTGGAGATATTGTATGACAGGTTGCCCATATAAAAAAGTTTATTTTAACTGGAAAACCAATAAAGCAGAGAAGTGTACATTTTGTTTCCCACGTATTGAAGCAGGCACGCCTACAGTATGTTCTGAAACGTGTACTGGTCGTATGAGATATTTAGGTGTTTTACTATACGATGCCGACAGAGTTGAAGAAGCGGCTAGTGCAGAAAAAGAACAAGATTTATATGAAAAACAACTCGATTTATTCTTAAATCCATATGATGAATCAGTGATTGAACAAGCACAAAAAGATGGTGTTTCAATGGAATGGATTGAGGCAGCTCAAAATTCACCAGTTTACAAACTCGCTATTGAATATAAACTTGCGTTTCCATTGCATCCTGAATATCGCACTATGCCAATGGTTTGGTATTGTCCACCATTGAGTCCAATTATGAGTTATTTTGAAGGACAAACGGCAACAGATGCAAATAGAAATCCTGATATGATATTCCCAGCAATTGAAGAAATGAGATTACCAATTCAATATTTAGCAAATTTATTTACTGCTGGAGATACAGAATCAATTAAAATAGCGTTACAACGTATGGCAATTATGAGAAGTTATATGCGTGCAGAAGTGACAAACAAACCATTTGATACTGATAAATTATCAAGACTTGGATTAACTGAACGCCAAACAAAAGATATGTATCGTTTGTTAGCTATAGCGAAATATGAGGATCGCTTTGTAATTCCAACATCTCATAAAGAAGACTATATAGATACGTATCGTGCTCAAGGTAGCCAAGGTTATGGTGGAGAATACTTCGGTTCTAATTGTGAAGGATGTGGTGTTCCTGTGGGTACAGCATCTGAAAAATCAGGACAAGAGATATACAACGAAAATTTCTATGGAGGGATTTTCCGTGATTAATCTAACGCAGTATTATTATTATCAAGAAACTTTTGGTTACTTAGCTCAACAGTTGGAATTTCCTGAAAAATTGACATTTCATCCGAAAACATTTGAAGAAGTTATTGATTTGGGACATCCAGCGTTTGATGATTTATTAATTTATCGTGAAAAGTTGCATGAACTCAGCCTGTTAGAAATTAAACAATTGTATTCAGACACATTTGATTTTAATAAAAAGGCACCACTTTATATGACTTATAATAAATTTGATACACAAAAGGAACGTGGACAGTTACTCGCTAAATTAAAAGTATTATATGAGATGTTTGGATTGGAAATGGCAGCCAATGAATTGCCAGATTATTTACCTTTAATGCTAGAGTTTTTATATGTCGCACAATGGCAAAATGATTCACGCGCACAAGGAAATATTGAATTTATCATCATGATTATTGAAGATGGTACTTATGCGATGGCACAACAATTAAAAGAAAAAGATAGCCCATATTATTACTTAATCAAAGGATTAAGAGCTACTTTGAAAGCGTGCATCGAACCTGTATCAGAGGTGAAGACAAATGTTTAATCAATTTCTATGGGTGATTGTACCTTATCTTTGCGTAGCTATTTTTTTAATTGGGCACATCGCACGATATAAATTTGATAAATTTTCATGGACTGCTAAATCTAGTGAATTTATTGAAAAGAAACAATTGAAATGGGGCAGTCTCATGTTCCATTTAGGCATAATTCCCGTAGCTATGGGGCATTTTGTAGGCTTAGTTATACCTGCATCTTGGTTATCAGCAGTCGGTGTTAATGATCACTTGTATCATATAGGAGCAGTGTATATTGGGAGTATATTTGGTATAATAACTATGATAGGTATGTTGTTGCTAACCGCACGCCGTGTAACTAAAAAGAACATTAGAAAATTGAGTTCTGCCTCAGATATTATTGTGAATTTTTTACTTCTAATTATTGTTTTTATGGGCTGCTATGCTACTTTAGTAACAAATGCAACGATACCAACATTTGATTATAGAGAGACAATTTCAATATGGTTTA
This window harbors:
- the narH gene encoding nitrate reductase subunit beta, producing the protein MKIKAQIAMVLNLDKCIGCHTCSVTCKSTWTNRPGAEYMWFNNVETKPGIGYPKRWEDQEQYKGGWYLNKKGKLELKSGSKWSKIALGKIFYNPDMPVIKDYYEPWTYNYEHLTTAKAGNHSPVAKAHSLISGEKLDLNWGPNWEDDLAGGHVTGPEDPNIQRIEEDIKFKFDETFMMYLPRLCEHCLNPSCVASCPSGAMYKRDEDGIVLVDQEACRGWRYCMTGCPYKKVYFNWKTNKAEKCTFCFPRIEAGTPTVCSETCTGRMRYLGVLLYDADRVEEAASAEKEQDLYEKQLDLFLNPYDESVIEQAQKDGVSMEWIEAAQNSPVYKLAIEYKLAFPLHPEYRTMPMVWYCPPLSPIMSYFEGQTATDANRNPDMIFPAIEEMRLPIQYLANLFTAGDTESIKIALQRMAIMRSYMRAEVTNKPFDTDKLSRLGLTERQTKDMYRLLAIAKYEDRFVIPTSHKEDYIDTYRAQGSQGYGGEYFGSNCEGCGVPVGTASEKSGQEIYNENFYGGIFRD
- the narJ gene encoding nitrate reductase molybdenum cofactor assembly chaperone; amino-acid sequence: MINLTQYYYYQETFGYLAQQLEFPEKLTFHPKTFEEVIDLGHPAFDDLLIYREKLHELSLLEIKQLYSDTFDFNKKAPLYMTYNKFDTQKERGQLLAKLKVLYEMFGLEMAANELPDYLPLMLEFLYVAQWQNDSRAQGNIEFIIMIIEDGTYAMAQQLKEKDSPYYYLIKGLRATLKACIEPVSEVKTNV
- the narI gene encoding respiratory nitrate reductase subunit gamma, translating into MFNQFLWVIVPYLCVAIFLIGHIARYKFDKFSWTAKSSEFIEKKQLKWGSLMFHLGIIPVAMGHFVGLVIPASWLSAVGVNDHLYHIGAVYIGSIFGIITMIGMLLLTARRVTKKNIRKLSSASDIIVNFLLLIIVFMGCYATLVTNATIPTFDYRETISIWFRQLFMFSPDATLMTHVPLAFKMHILLGFVIMAFWPFTRLVHVWSVPLTYVSRSYIIYRKHKV